CCTCCCCGACGCCTCCTTCGCCGGACAACAGGAGACGTTCCTCAACATCCGGGCGGACGACCTCCTGGAGCGCGTTCGCGAGTGCTGGGCGAGCCTGTTCACGCAACGCGCGATCTACTACCGGAAACAGCAGGGGTTCGCGCACAGCGACGTCAACATCGCGGTCGTCGTCCAGCAGATGGTGGACGCGGAGAAGTCCGGCGTGATGTTCACCAGTCACCCCTCGACGGGCGAACCGAAGATGATCGTCGAGTCCGCGTGGGGGCTCGGCGAAGCGGTCGTCTCCGGGTCCGTGTCGCCGGACAACTACGTCCTCGACCGCCAGACGGGGACCGTCGAGGAGGTGACGGTCGCGGACAAGAAGGTGATGATGGAGAAGGACGACGAGACCGGCGAGACCGTCGAACGCGAGGTCCCCGAGAGCGACCGGGAGCGGCGCGTCCTGACCGACGAGGAGCTCGGCGCGCTCCAGGAGCTCGGCGAGACCGTCGAGACGCACTACGATACGCCCCAGGACGTCGAGTGGGCGATCGTCGACGACGAGGTCTACATGCTGCAGTCCCGCCCCATCACGACGATCGCGGACGACGTCGAGGACGCCGGCGACACGCGCGTCGACGCAGGGGTCGACGTGGGTGCCGAGGACGCGAACGAGACGGCGGCAGTCGACGGGGCGAGCACGACGACCGACGGCGGGAGCGGCGACGTCCTCGTCTCCGGTCTCGGGTCCAGTCCCGGCATCGCTAGTGGCGCGGCGCGGATCGTGAAGAAGCTCGACCAGCTCGACAAGGTCGAGGAGGGCGACATCATCGTCACCGAGATGACGACGCCGGACATGGTGCCGGCGATGAAGCGCGCGGCGGGCATCGTCACGGACGAGGGCGGGATGACGAGTCACGCCGCCATCGTCTCGCGGGAACTCGGCGTCCCAGCGGTCGTCGGCGCGGGCGACGGCACGACCGCGCTCGCCGACGGCCAGACGATCACGATCGACGGCGACAAGGGCACGATCCGCGAGGGCGCGGTCGAGACCCCCGACGAGGAGCGCGAACCCGTCGAGGAGGTCCGCCCGCAGGCGCCCGTGAAGCCGATGACCGCGACCGAAGTGAAGGTCAACGTCTCCATCCCCGAAGCCGGCGATCGTGCGGCGGCGACGGGCGCGGACGGCGTCGGGCTGCTCCGCATGGAGCACATGATCATGTCGACGAACAAGACGCCGGAGAAGTACGTCGCGGATCACGGCGTCGACGCGTACGTCGACGAGATCATCGACGGCATCCAGCGCGTCGCCGAAGAGTTCTACCCGCGCCCCGTCAGGGTGCGGACGCTAGACGCCCCGACCGACGAGTTCCGACAGCTCCAGGGCGGCGAGGACGAACCCGAAGAGCACAACCCGATGCTGGGGTACCGCGGCATCCGGCGGAGTCTGGACGCGCCCGAGACGTTCAAGCACGAACTCGAGGCGTTCCGTCGCATGTACTCGATGGGGTACGACAACGTCGAACTGATGCTGCCGCTCGTGAACGACGCCGAGGACGTGATTCGAGCGAAGGCGCTCATGGAGGAGGCCGGCATCGACCCGGAGAAGCGCACGTGGGGCGTGATGATCGAGACGCCGAGTTCCGCGCTCTGCGTGGAGGAGATGGCGGCGGCCGGCATCGACTTCGCGAGCTTCGGGACGAACGACCTCACCCAGTACACGCTCGCGGTCGACCGGAACAACGGCCGGGTCGCCAATCGCTTCGACGAACTCCACCCGGCGGTCCTGGAGCTCATCGGGCGGACGATCGAGACGTGCCGCGAGCACGACGTCGACACGTCGATCTGCGGGCAAGCCGGTTCGAAGCCCGAGATGGTGCGGTACCTCGTGAACGAGGGCGTGTCCAGTATCTCCGCGAACATCGACGCGGTCCGGGACGTCCAGCACGAGGTCAAGCGCGTCGAGCAGAAGCTCCTCCTCGACGACGTCCGCTGACGCGACCACGGCCGCCGGAGCTGTCGTCACGCCACTTGCACACGTGGCCCGTTCGTTCGCCGAACCAAGAGATACTTACGCCCGGCCGGGACCAGTCCATACATGGATACAGGGAGAGCCCTCCTCGTC
Above is a genomic segment from Halorubellus sp. JP-L1 containing:
- the ppsA gene encoding phosphoenolpyruvate synthase, with protein sequence MAVLWLDDIRASDLERVGGKGASLGELTAAGLPVPPGFVVSADTYRTFIEEAGIADELFEAVDVDVDDTEALAEAQERASELILNSPFPDELREEILGAYADLGDGEEFVAVRSSATAEDLPDASFAGQQETFLNIRADDLLERVRECWASLFTQRAIYYRKQQGFAHSDVNIAVVVQQMVDAEKSGVMFTSHPSTGEPKMIVESAWGLGEAVVSGSVSPDNYVLDRQTGTVEEVTVADKKVMMEKDDETGETVEREVPESDRERRVLTDEELGALQELGETVETHYDTPQDVEWAIVDDEVYMLQSRPITTIADDVEDAGDTRVDAGVDVGAEDANETAAVDGASTTTDGGSGDVLVSGLGSSPGIASGAARIVKKLDQLDKVEEGDIIVTEMTTPDMVPAMKRAAGIVTDEGGMTSHAAIVSRELGVPAVVGAGDGTTALADGQTITIDGDKGTIREGAVETPDEEREPVEEVRPQAPVKPMTATEVKVNVSIPEAGDRAAATGADGVGLLRMEHMIMSTNKTPEKYVADHGVDAYVDEIIDGIQRVAEEFYPRPVRVRTLDAPTDEFRQLQGGEDEPEEHNPMLGYRGIRRSLDAPETFKHELEAFRRMYSMGYDNVELMLPLVNDAEDVIRAKALMEEAGIDPEKRTWGVMIETPSSALCVEEMAAAGIDFASFGTNDLTQYTLAVDRNNGRVANRFDELHPAVLELIGRTIETCREHDVDTSICGQAGSKPEMVRYLVNEGVSSISANIDAVRDVQHEVKRVEQKLLLDDVR